aggtagggagactgacaaaaacctccgggaacggcacggaaaccttgggtggggcgcaaagtctcctgaggtttccgttcaggtttcctaagtaggacaggggcaacGTTAGGGGAACATGCTAGAGAggataaaccgaagatagacacaaaatgctggagtaactcagtgggacaggcaacatctctggagagaaggaatgagtgatgtggcaacgagagaggatgttgctgagcTCTCGTcgtagagaggagaacttcttcaaagaagaagtctgaagaagggtcttcacccgaaacgtcacccattccctctctcctgagatgctgcctgtcccgttgagctactccagcatgttgtgcctttctTCGGGAAAAAGCTCGGTGGATTCAGACTTTAACCCTAAACGGGTGGTCGGAGGAAGATATGAATGTGGTCGAGCTGTAGCGGTTACGGTGGGTGGTGTGTTAACCTTGGCCAGGTCTCTCCCACCGCCCTGTTCTCATCAACAGCCCGCCCCAGTCCGGCCAAAAGCGCTTACCACAAAACGAGCAAAagttgccggagtaactcagcgggctaggcagtgTGTGTAGAGGGAGTGGACAcacggcgtttcaggtcgggaccttcttcaggaTATGAAAAGATTCCGaatccggtctgaagaagggtctcctattcatttgctccagagatgctgcctgttccgctgagttactccagcattttgtgtgtctatcttcggaatccAGACTTGCCGGGGACGGTGGCTGTTAACTTTTGTTGCCGTTGTCTCTAATCTAGACTAGGGTGTGGACGGGCCTGCGGACgcgcaactggtagagccgctgcctcacagcgccagagaccggggttcgatcctgacctcgggtgctgtctgtgtggagtttgtacgttcaccttgtgaccgcgtggttttcccgGTTTCCTCCCTACGTGCCAagtttaaatggcctctgtaaattgcccctagcgtgtagggaaggtagaacatggaacaatacagcacaatatTTGCGCCAAACACGATGCATAGCTGaactttgagtataggagcagggaggttctactgcagttgtacagggtcttggtgagaccacacctggagtattgcgtacagttttggtctccaaatctgaggaaggacattatagccatagagggagtgcagagaaggttcaccagactgattcctgggatgtcaggactttcatatgaagaaagactggatagacttggcttatactcgctagaatttaggagattgagaggggatcttatagaaacgtacaaaattcttatggggttggacaggctagatgcaggaagattgttcccgatgttggggaagtccaggacaaggggtcacagtttaaggataagggggaaaacatgagaaaaacatttttcacacagagggtggtgaatctctggaactctctgccacagagggtagttgaggccagttcattggctatatttaagagggagttagatgtggcccttgtggctaaagggatcagggggtatggagagaaggcaggtacgggatactgagttggatgatcagccatgatcatattgaatggcggtgcaggctcgaagggccgaatggcctactcctgcacctattttctatgtatctatgtatctatgatctCAGTCGGTAGTTTGTAGGGGGTGGgtgagcaagtgggataacattgaactttgGTGAACGGGTGGACGCGTGGAATAGATGGGCCgaagtatctctaaaataaagttactggagtttgaagaagggtcccgaccccccccccccccaaccccaccccccccccccccccccccccccccccccccccccccccccccccaaacctcgTCATTAAActctctccaccgatgctgccggaATCGCTGAGTTCCCCcgacactttgtattttactggtagacaacaaaaatgctggagaaactcagcgggcgaggcagcatctatggagcgaaggaaatgggcaacgtttcgggtcgagacttttgtTTACTGGAGTTatttcagggcggcacggtggcgcagcggtagagttgctgcctttacagcgccagagacacgagttcgatcccgactacgggtgctgtctgtacggagtttgtaccttctccccgtgacctgcgtggggtttccccgggatcttcagtttcctcacacactccaaagacctacgggttaattgtaggttaattggcttggtatgcatggaaaactgtctctagtgtgtgtgtaggacagtgttaatgtgcggggatcgctggtccgtggggccgaatggcctatttccgcgctgtatttgtaaattaaactaaaccaaacttatcGGGGAGCGATCTGTTAACTTGCATATGAACTATCAGTCAATTGGAATTACTTTTCTCCCGCAGGGAAGGGGAATTATTGGACCTTGGATCCTAACTGCGAGAAAATGTTCGACAATGGGAACTTTCGCAGGAAAAGGAAACGGAGGGCTGATTCTAACCCGGGGGTCAGCCACTCGCTGGCCGCTAAAAGCCAGGACATTGTGGGGTTGCAGATCCCGGAGACACCTTCCGTCTTGCTGGACGCGGCCTCCCACGACCCCGATCACTCGCGgggctccgccgccgccgccgccgcctccgACCACCCGAAGCTTTCGTCCAGCCCCTGTGTCAACGGCTTCTTCAACGGCATGGCTTCCATGGCTCGGCCCATGTCCGCGGGGCTGAGCAGCGACTTTACCCAGCGAGGGGCTGCCCCTCTGGGCTCCTACTTGTCCAGCGGCCCTCGATCCTCGCAGGAAGCGGCGGACGGGGGGACGGACGCCTGCCATCTCAACCGCTCTGCCTACTACAGCCCCTTCCCCGGGGGCCAGGGGAACCAATTCAACAGCCACTTCTACAATAGCTTCAGCGTAGACAGTCTGATCTACCCCAGGGAAGGTGCTGAATCCTGAACCCCCCCaaatcccaaccccccccccccctccatccataGCCCCTATCCTCCTTGTTTAACTGTAATGCTGTCTTCAATATCTCACTCCATCACCACACTCTAGGCTCACTGTCTCTCCGTTCCACTCTCCCAGTTCTCTCTCTCTGCACCTCCACTCTCCACCATCTCCCTTCTCTCCAGCTCCtagctctctctccatctctgctcTCTCCCCCTACTCACTCCACTCTCCCTATTTTCATGCTATCTTCACTATTTCTGTGGGTATTCTTTCTATCCTCGCTGCCAATTCACTCTCTCtgtccccactccccactcccattccactctcccccacctccactcCCCATACAcccactctccccatccccctactcgccaCTCCCACTCCACTCTCCCCCACCTACATTCCCCATACACCCAgtctccccacccccctactcGCCACTCCCACTCCACTCTCCCCATGTCCACTCCCCATACAcccactctccccatccccctactcgccaCTCCCACTCCACTCTCCCCCACCTACATTCCCCATACacccactctccccacccccctactcGCCACTCCCACTCCACTCTCCCCATGTCCACTACCCATACAcctactctccccctccccctactcgCCACTCCCACTCCACTCACCCCATGTTCACTCCCCATACTCCCCATTCCTCACACTCACTATCTTCACTCTCCATACTCCCCACTCCCACTCCACTCTCCCCATGTCTACTCTCCCTACTCCTCCCTCGCTCCACTCTCTCCTCATCCCCAATCTCTCTGTTTTCACTCTCGCTACCTCTATCTTCACCATTCCCACTCTCACCCCATCCTTATTCTCTATCCGTCTCCA
The sequence above is a segment of the Amblyraja radiata isolate CabotCenter1 chromosome 1, sAmbRad1.1.pri, whole genome shotgun sequence genome. Coding sequences within it:
- the foxi3 gene encoding LOW QUALITY PROTEIN: forkhead box protein I3 (The sequence of the model RefSeq protein was modified relative to this genomic sequence to represent the inferred CDS: inserted 2 bases in 1 codon; deleted 2 bases in 1 codon); protein product: MAVYCDKYNMYHQQEPARVAERAQLPAGXEYHGASNPYLWLNGPGTNASATLIHGSGSGSFVSPAYGGSQKQFLPASPGFAGTDLGWLSLTSQEELLKLVRPPYSYSALIAMAIQNAPEKKLTLSQIYQYVAENFPFYKKSKAGWQNSIRHNLSLNDCFKKVPRDEDDPGKGNYWTLDPNCEKMFDNGNFRRKRKRRADSNPGVSHSLAAKSQDIVGLQIPETPSVLLDAASHDPDHSRGSAAAAAASDHPKLSSSPCVNGFFNGMASMARPMSAGLSSDFTQRGAAPLGSYLSSGPRSSQEAADGGTDACHLNRSAYYSPFPGGQGNQFNSHFYNSFSVDSLIYPREGAES